Below is a genomic region from Medicago truncatula cultivar Jemalong A17 chromosome 3, MtrunA17r5.0-ANR, whole genome shotgun sequence.
ACAAAGCCATAAAGAGAAACTATTAGAATTTAAAGCTCCAATTTCAACCACTCAAAGGGATATTACAACTCCAATCACTACAATTCCAAATTTAGTTCCAACAATTTCAACATCACCAATTTTGAATCCTGATTCCAATCCAGATACATATTCTCCATCTTCAACGGTGCCGATTACGGCTCCATCGACGTCAAATTCACCGGTTTCTTCAGGTGCAAGTTGGTGCATTGCAAGCCCTAGTGCTTCACAAAGATCTTTACAAGTTGCATTGGATTATGCTTGTGGATATGGTGGTACTGATTGTTCTGCAATTCAACCTGGTGGAAGCTGTTATAACCCTAATTCTGTTCATGATCATGCTTCTTTTGCCTTTAATAAGTACTATCAAAAGAATCCTGTTCCAAATAGTTGCAATTTTGGTGGAAATGCTGTCCTCACTAACACAAATCCAAGTAAGGCTTCTACAATTTATgatcatggttttaaattgcagtcAGATACGACAATGTGACTTCAATTACGGTTGTAGAGATTAGGACTgttaaaaaaacctaaaaacttGATTGAACCGCATCGAAATCAATGAATTGTGGTTGGCAGCTCACACAATGAACTATCCATCACAATTCGACTCTTTTCACTGCagttcattttttgttttattttttttaaaccatcATAATATTTGGTTTCGTATTCATTTGAAGCCACATCGATGTGGCCaaaaaatacaagtttttaCTGAAGCTACAAAAGATAGCTTCACAAAAGTAAAGACGAGAATTCCTTGAGACGCGAGAGATGAGTGTCAAACCTATATCCAAACATAGACGtagtttgatcttttttttcaaaaattgtaaTTATTAGTTAATAATTGCAATTTGGTACGTTTTGTTCACAACGGATCAATTTGGTTTCTTTCTAGACATAGTTTCGGTTCAAAGCTATAGAATCAGTGCACCAAACCTTTATATCAGTTCCGTTCAGAATCAACAATTAACATTTCAGTTCAATTTTACTAACCTGTTATAacagttcggttcggtttgcgTTTTGAACCAAATCAGAACTGTCCTGCTAGagatataaaaatattgatgtcACGGGGTAGTTGATTTTTAAAGACCCTTGTTTGTGACCTTAAATtatgtgacaatttttaattaaaaagttaaaaacacaaataaaaatatgcaaAGCTAGAAAATGTATCCTTGTGAATGATTCTTGGGTTCCATTTTGAAGAGACAAgagacaataaaataaaggttgtACTGTAGTGTATCTTTGAATAGACTTTGAAAGTGCATTGGTGATATATATAGGAActaaaaaagtgaaattgagtGATGCACAAGTCAAGCTTTTTTCCTACTTTATTGCAGGCTATGTATCATGTCCATATCAAAGGTGTCTTGTTtatcacaattattttttatttttttatcttatccattttttgttaataagttaaacatttttttatatctataaaatttaaatttgatcatTATTAAAATGTTATTTGACTTTGGTCTTAAAATTGTGTATATGTAGTCcatcatttttatatttataggagattaaaaacacacaatttaaatatttcaaaatgctaaaaatgaataaattttgtaggaatcaaaatcattttttgaattttactgtaactacaaatatatttaactaaTGCAATTGATTTGTATACTTAGTATAGGACGTTCGAATTCAAATGTTACAAAGAGTGTATAATTAAGTAGTTTGTCAAAAAAGAGAGTGTATAACTAACATTATCCTAATATCtacttgtgtattttttaatttatttttaatgcttaaaagcttttattaatttattaatctGTGTTTCAGGTGTTGGGACATGTCAATATCCATCCACTAGGTAACTATctttattcatatatatatatatatatatatatgtattgtttatgaattaaatatttttttatcagaaAATATGTTTCTATAATTTTTGTCTTTACATATTATAAAAGTGCATGCTTTTAGTTTCTCTTTGAAGACTAAAATCATatagttttataatttatataaaagaatatagaaattaaaaataaaattcaagatgattatagaaactaaaaacataatatatgcataagagtgttttttttttttttccacatagATCAGTTGGTAGGATTAGAGCATTGTAATATATAAGGATTAAAGTTCGAATTTCGAACACTCCGTTTATTCACCTTTATAAGATCTTAGTCATGTggtttcttgaaaaaaaaagtgtttcttttattatatggcaacaattatttataacagaaaaatctaatattttatgtctaaATTAAATTGCAGTACAAGTTCATCACTCTTAAACACAACAAACACAAGTGGTGCAAATATTTTTGGGTATGTGCCTGTCCCAACAAACCCATCTGTCTCTGCTGCAGCTTCAACATCAAATAGCTTTGCACAAATTTGCTTCATTATTTTGGCAATTGCAATTTTACAAAACAAGTATATCCAACATGAAGAATgagagttttttattttgcaattcTCTCACAAAAATAACTCtgcttttgattttcttttttggctaaaatatggttttagtccctgtaaatatgcctcgttttggttttagtccctgtacaaaaaaaaaaattgtttttgatccctgtaaaattttttgtttttgaaaatagtctctgaccccacttttgtgatgatttgcatacgtgacacattataactgaaccaattttgtaatttttgatccctgcaaaatattttgtttttaaaaaaggtccctg
It encodes:
- the LOC11409511 gene encoding glucan endo-1,3-beta-glucosidase 12 isoform X1 encodes the protein MERSVNYYILLLLLAHFLCSGYSETNKEAHGHVTQVNPQSHKEKLLEFKAPISTTQRDITTPITTIPNLVPTISTSPILNPDSNPDTYSPSSTVPITAPSTSNSPVSSGASWCIASPSASQRSLQVALDYACGYGGTDCSAIQPGGSCYNPNSVHDHASFAFNKYYQKNPVPNSCNFGGNAVLTNTNPSVGTCQYPSTSTSSSLLNTTNTSGANIFGYVPVPTNPSVSAAASTSNSFAQICFIILAIAILQNKYIQHEE
- the LOC11409511 gene encoding glucan endo-1,3-beta-glucosidase 12 isoform X2; the protein is MERSVNYYILLLLLAHFLCSGYSETNKEAHGHVTTTQRDITTPITTIPNLVPTISTSPILNPDSNPDTYSPSSTVPITAPSTSNSPVSSGASWCIASPSASQRSLQVALDYACGYGGTDCSAIQPGGSCYNPNSVHDHASFAFNKYYQKNPVPNSCNFGGNAVLTNTNPSVGTCQYPSTSTSSSLLNTTNTSGANIFGYVPVPTNPSVSAAASTSNSFAQICFIILAIAILQNKYIQHEE